The Clostridia bacterium DNA window AAAGTGATCTTAATACAATGGTTTACTTCGCACATCCGCATTCGCCTTGGGAAAGACCGTCAAATGAGAATACCAATGGATTGCTGCGTCAATTCATACCTAAACACAGAGACTTAGGCAACATGACAGATGATGAATTATCCCGATTTGTTGCACTGATAAACCTAAGACCACGCAAATGCCTTAATTGGTCTACTCCCTATGAGGTCTTTTCAGACCAACTGTTGCACTTGACTTGACAACCCGCCCAAAAAAAGAACCAAAATTGCCGGGGAGCTTTGCTCCCCCGTCCCCTCACGAGGGGAAACCCACAGGCCCATACTGCGCCTCTTACAGCAAGTTATTTATCTTCAATCTTCGGCCAGAAGGTCACCATCTTTAGTAATACTTCCAGCCTTCCTCGATGTGAGGGCCAATTCAAGATATCTTCTCCACCAATTTGACGGGCGCACGATGCGCCCGACACTCCGGTTCCCGTTGCCTGCAGGCTTTTTCTAAAAAGCAACTTATTTAATGCCGCCCACAACCA harbors:
- a CDS encoding IS30 family transposase translates to SDLNTMVYFAHPHSPWERPSNENTNGLLRQFIPKHRDLGNMTDDELSRFVALINLRPRKCLNWSTPYEVFSDQLLHLT